GCTGATGGATCTTACCACGGGGCGCACGCCGGCCGTTTTCGACCGGTCCATCGACAATCAGGTCTCGCGCTTGCGCCGGAAAATTGAAGAGGACCCGAAAGATCCCAAGCTGATCAAAACCGTCTGGGGCGGCGGTTACATGTTTACAGCCGATGTGAAAGAGCAGGTGGAATGAGCGCATCGTCTCCCCGCTTCTCAGTTCTCCGGCGTTTATGGCCGCGCAACCTTGCGTCCCAGCTGATCCTGCTTTTGCTGGCGGCGATTGTGGTTGTTCAGGCGATCTCGATCTACATTTTTCACGACGAGCGCCGGATTGCCCTAGTCGCTCTTGCGCGCGACAGCATCTTGGCCCGGGCGGTCTCCATCGCGGAGCTCCTGGAAGAAACACCACCTTATCTGCACAGCAGGGTTCTGGAAGCCAGCAGTACCCGCTATGTCGCGTTCTGGACGGGCGAGGTACCGCTTGCAAAGGAGCCGGGAAAAAGCCGGTTCGAACAGCGTGTGCAAAACTATGCAGCGCGGCAACTTGGGTCTGAGCGGACGATCCACATCAACCTTCATTCAGATGAAAAACGCGGCCCGTCCTGGCGCAGCCGCGTTGACGGCGGCAAGGAAAGCTGGCGTGACGTGCCGAAGTCCGAGCGGCCGCGTCACCTGAAACGGGTCATGAACAAGCCGGAGGATCTGTCCCTGTCCATCCTGCTAAACGATGGCAGCTGGCTTAACATGGCCACAAGTTACCGGCCTCCGCCCGGCGCCTTCATTCCGCTGGTGGTGCAGCTTTCGCTTATGGGGCTGGCGATCATCGGCATCGTTGCCTTTGCTGTGCGCCGGGTCACCCGCCCCTTGCGCGGTCTTGCAGATGCGGCAGGCCGGCTCGGGCGCGGTGAAGATGTCGACAGTTTGCCGGAGACCGGGCCGAGCGAAGTCCGCGCCGTAACAATCGCCTTCAATGAAATGCAGGAGCGCCTGACTCGGTTTGTCCGCGACCGCACCCGGATGCTGGCGGCAATCAGCCATGACTTGAGAACACCGATCACCTCATTGCGCCTTCGGGCGGAGTTTATCGACGATGAAGAAAATCGGACAAAGATGATCGAGACCCTCGACGACATGGCTGCCATGGCCGAAGCGGCACTCAGGTTCGCCAAAGACGATGCAAGTCAGGAGCCGG
This window of the Roseibium alexandrii DFL-11 genome carries:
- a CDS encoding ATP-binding protein, encoding MSASSPRFSVLRRLWPRNLASQLILLLLAAIVVVQAISIYIFHDERRIALVALARDSILARAVSIAELLEETPPYLHSRVLEASSTRYVAFWTGEVPLAKEPGKSRFEQRVQNYAARQLGSERTIHINLHSDEKRGPSWRSRVDGGKESWRDVPKSERPRHLKRVMNKPEDLSLSILLNDGSWLNMATSYRPPPGAFIPLVVQLSLMGLAIIGIVAFAVRRVTRPLRGLADAAGRLGRGEDVDSLPETGPSEVRAVTIAFNEMQERLTRFVRDRTRMLAAISHDLRTPITSLRLRAEFIDDEENRTKMIETLDDMAAMAEAALRFAKDDASQEPAEKADLGALLESLADDQQDLGHACEVDVEERIVLSCRPLSLKRAFRNLIENGIRYGGSVKITAKALEADVIVEIHDQGPGIPEDRLADVFEPFVRLEESRSEETGGIGLGLAIARSIIHAHGGTITLSNVAGTGLRVEVRLPKGN